Proteins encoded together in one Benincasa hispida cultivar B227 chromosome 1, ASM972705v1, whole genome shotgun sequence window:
- the LOC120089821 gene encoding uncharacterized protein LOC120089821 produces the protein MNYSTFGFILVLLLALSFQTTLGESRTRDSNTIKCEDLEKSKCAFAVSWLGKRCVLEKSVKRSGEEAFTCRTSEIEADRLQNIVETEECVEGCGLDRNTLGISSDSLLDTCFTRNLCSSRCYNHCANVVDLFFNLAAGEGVFLPKLCEVQGGNVRRGMSEIKSSGIVAPGPIQPVSLSIAPAVAPGPIQPISLSVAPAVAPTMNGV, from the exons ATGAATTATTCTACATTTGGCTTCATCTTAGTCCTTCTTCTTGCTCTCTCTTTCCAAACAACACTAG GGGAATCAAGAACAAGAGACAGCAACACGATAAAGTGCGAGGATTTGGAGAAAAGCAAGTGTGCATTTGCAGTATCATGGTTGGGAAAAAGATGTGTGCTTGAAAAGTCAGTGAAACGTAGCGGAGAAGAAGCATTCACATGTCGGACGTCGGAGATCGAGGCCGACCGATTACAGAATATCGTCGAAACAGAGGAGTGTGTCGAAGGTTGTGGCCTTGACAGGAACACCCTCGGCATCTCCTCCGACTCCCTTCTAGACACTTGCTTCACTCGCAACCTCTGTTCCTCTCGTTGTTACAACCATTGTGCCAATGTTGTCGACCTCTTCTTTAACTTGGCCGCCGGTGAAG GTGTTTTTCTTCCAAAGTTGTGTGAAGTTCAAGGAGGAAATGTGAGAAGAGGAATGTCGGAGATTAAAAGCTCGGGGATTGTTGCACCAGGACCAATTCAACCGGTCTCTTTGTCAATTGCACCGGCAGTTGCACCAGGGCCGATTCAGCCGATCTCTTTATCAGTTGCTCCAGCAGTAGCTCCGACAATGAATGGTGTTTGA